From one Mytilus edulis chromosome 1, xbMytEdul2.2, whole genome shotgun sequence genomic stretch:
- the LOC139515555 gene encoding uncharacterized protein, translated as MRRITGFLFLITCGLVTGQSSWSSWSGQGPQTNDLTFWMDSASQCSAKQFNVGTSPITIYGKGAVQSNPGSLTECQITLISEKTGEVRRFRVEIKQATINEQNVAFTMYDGQSTGSNRLFTASKGSPPNTEIRYTTSGNSVTFYFTRSSPANLDFNIEISVLAIPGDPTSQNECETGNEYGCNFYSFKQVIDKETVIGIVGGIFGLIIFIVIPIIVICCYRRSKGVNKKWDEFKLHDTVTNTAADIHNSQASLTTTKSKKDPWTSQSSRAPYSDVKRSYGRGSRYSDGGDSEFSASIDIPPKGRPPPPPYDEHDRGRSYRDGPRSNRNGYRDDRNRNDRYDDRVDRDYRSERNSRPRYESDRKSYYSSSDDASYVQGRDDHPQEVFIERVIEPRVKPKSKAELQKRAKYEEDDEDPYDKIVDRDSPKLKPKKAVKESAIQCEQESSEDNESNTESDEEPLSTDETDDEDIIKKKKKEAQKAALYARPSKKGRKQTKAEPAPPPAVVQPPQPVHLVPGQQPVFYNMQHPNGPPFPRPVPPVQQPYFTQPPHPRPFMSISGLPPQQPMGYHPPMPARFPPPAQVQRPPAPPMYNASQGAPLQPPVFTHLVQRGYGRQSPSLDGSEGGRNQTDDSDRTADLGSGVEFMKRSTTTV; from the exons ATGAGAAGAATAACAGGATTTCTATTTCTGATAACATGTGGCTTGGTCACAGGACAGTCATCATGGTCATCTTGGAGTGGACAAGGTCCTCAAACTAATGATTTGACTT TTTGGATGGATAGTGCTTCTCAATGTTCTGCCAAGCAGTTTAACGTAGGCACAAGTCCCATTACAATTTATGGAAAAGGTGCAGTCCAGAGCAATCCTGGATCTCTAACAGAATGTCAGATTACATTGATCAGTGAAAAAACGGGAGAAGTGAGGAGATTCCGAGTAGAAATTAAACAGGCAACTATCAATGAACAGAATGTTGCTTTTACAATGTATGATGGACAAAGTACAGGATCTAATAGACTG TTTACTGCATCAAAAGGATCTCCTCCAAATACAGAGATACGATATACAACATCAGGAAATTCTGTGACATTCTATTTCACTAGAAGCTCTCCTGCTAATTTAgattttaatatagaaatatcagtCCTTGCTATCCCAG GGGATCCTACAAGTCAAAATGAATGTGAAACTGGGAATGAATATGGCTGTAATTTTTACAGCTTTAAACAGGTTATTGATAAAGAAACAGTTATTGGTATTGTCGGTGGCATTTTTGGGCTGATTATATTCATAGTCATACCAATCATTGTTATTTGCTGTTATCGAAGGAGTAAAGGGGTAAATAAAAAGTGGGATGAATTCAAACTTCATGATACAGTAACAAACACTGCAGCTGATATTCACAACTCACAAGCAAgcttaacaacaacaaaatctaAAAAGGATCCATGGACTTCCCAGAGTTCCAGAGCACCATATTCTGATGTAAAGAGATCTTATGGAAGAGGGAGCAGATATAGCGATGGTGGAGACAGTGAATTTAGTGCGA GTATTGACATACCTCCAAAAGGTAGACCTCCTCCCCCTCCATATGATGAACATGATAGGGGACGTTCCTATAGAGATGGTCCTCGAAGTAATAGGAATGGATATCGAGACGATAGGAACAGAAATGATCGCTATGATGATAGGGTGGACAGAGATTACAGATCAGAAAGGAACAGTAGGCCTCGATATGAATCTGACAGGAAGTCATATTACAGTTCCTCAGATGATGCTTCATATGTTCAAGGGAGAGATGATCATCCACAGGAAGTTTTTATTGAAAGAGTTATAGAACCTCGAGTAAAACCCAAATCAAAAGCTGAGTTACAAAAGCGTGCAAAATATGAGGAAGATGATGAAGACCCGTACGATAAAATTGTTGACAGAGATAGTCCAAAACTTAAACCAAAGAAAGCAGTCAAAGAGAGTGCCATACAATGTGAGCAAGAATCATCGGAGGATAATGAGTCAAATACTGAGAGTGATGAGGAACCACTATCAACTGATGAAACTGATGATGAAGATATcatcaagaaaaagaaaaaggaagCACAAAAAGCAGCATTATATGCAAGACCAAGCAAAAAAGGTAGAAAACAGACAAAAGCTGAGCCTGCTCCACCTCCAGCTGTTGTCCAACCACCACAACCTGTACATTTGGTTCCTGGCCAGCAGCCTGTTTTCTACAATATGCAGCACCCAAATGGTCCACCCTTCCCAAGACCAGTACCTCCAGTACAACAGCCATACTTTACTCAACCTCCACACCCTCGTCCATTCATGTCTATATCAGGTCTACCTCCTCAACAACCCATGGGATACCATCCTCCCATGCCAGCAAGATTTCCTCCTCCTGCTCAGGTACAGAGGCCACCAGCTCCTCCAATGTACAATGCTTCTCAAGGTGCTCCTCTGCAGCCTCCAGTATTCACACATTTAGTACAAAGAGGTTATGGAAGACAATCCCCAAGTTTAGACGGTTCAGAAGGAGGAAGGAATCAAACTGACGATTCTGACAGGACAGCTGATCTAGGAAGTGGAGTAGAATTTATGAAAAGATCAACTACAACTGTTTAA
- the LOC139493976 gene encoding DNA-(apurinic or apyrimidinic site) endonuclease 2-like, protein MKILTWNINGIRAAKRDLKELFDSLDADIICLQETKVTRDQLDEPTAIVEGYNSYFSFSRKRSGYSGVATFCRDSASPYKSEEGLHSSLSVKNENVVGCYGNIHNFTEDELESLDAEGRTIITQHKIRKKNGDEGDLAIINVYCPRVDPEREDRQVYQLRFYALLQMRAEALLNSGSHVIVLGDINTTHKEIDHCDPDDECFIRKPSRIWLNQFLWDQDKDPEIQDFRTIEGFQAVTSSAKGGCFSDTLRYLYPDKKEAYTNWCSLTGARATNYGRRLDYIFTDVGLVCDSTDCVVMPEVEGSDHCPCKAVFHGNFIPSLKCPSLCSKSMPEFLGKQQKLSSFFVKRSDSKPSSIKDSEEEDGFSSSQEEKQKFLSNNKSSFKRENSNNSKLPSAKRKKNDLGSQSKQASLKNFFSIPKTNVPTNNKSSIKDSSQEKKPEDFSKGEINPILANDKTIQTETKTMTSGSSSQAWKQLLKGPPTAPLCKGHKEACVLRTVKKDGPNKGKQFFVCNRPEGHSSNPEARCDVFIWVDKMKNDSKTKK, encoded by the exons ATGAAGATTTTGACATGGAATATTAATGGAATAAGGGCAGCTAAGAGAGATTTAAAAGAACTTTTTGATTCATTAGACGCTGATATAATATGTTTACAAGAAACAAAAGTCACTC GTGATCAGTTAGATGAACCAACAGCCATTGTTGAAGGATATAATTCCTATTTCAGTTTTTCTAGAAAGAGAAGTGGATACTCAG GTGTTGCCACATTCTGCAGGGACTCAGCTTCACCTTATAAGTCAGAGGAAGGTTTGCATTCATCTTTATCagtgaaaaatgaaaatgttgtaGGTTGCTATGGAAACATTCATAATTTTACAGAAGATGAGCTGGAATCACTAGATGCAGAAGGAAGAACCATCATAACTCAGCACAAAATAAG aaaaaagaatggaGATGAAGGAGATCTCGCCATTATTAATGTCTACTGTCCACGTGTTGACCCAGAAAGAGAGGATCGCCAAGTTTATCAGCTTAGATTTTATGCACTTCTCCAGATGAGAGCAGAAGCCCTTCTTAATAGTGGAAG ccATGTTATTGTTTTAGGAGATATAAACACAACACACAAAGAAATAGACCACTGTGATCCAGATGATGAG TGTTTCATCAGAAAGCCAAGTAGAATATGGTTGAATCAGTTTCTCTGGGACCAGGACAAAGATCCTGAAATTCAAGACTTTCGCACTATAGAAGGCTTCCAAGCTGTTACAAGTTCGGCAAAAGGTGGTTGTTTTTCTGATACACTTAGATATCTATATCCAGACAAAAAAGAAGCTTACACAAATTGGTGCTCCCTAACAGGAGCTAGAGCAACAAACTATGGGAGGAGGTTAGATTACATATTCACTGATGTTGGCTTAGTATGTGATTCTACAGATTGTGTTGTTATGCCAGAAGTTGAAGGATCTGATCACTGTCCATGTAAAGCTGTTTTTCATGGAAATTTTATTCCATCTCTGAAATGTCCATCCTTGTGCTCAAAATCTATGCCAGAGTTTTTAGGCAAACAGCAGAAACTCTCATCCTTTTTTGTAAAGCGTTCTGACAGCAAACCATCATCAATTAAGGATTCTGAAGAAGAGGATGGGTTTTCAAGCTCAcaggaagaaaaacaaaaatttctatCAAACAATAAAAGCAGTTTTAAGCGAGAAAATTCTAACAATAGTAAGTTACCATCTGctaaaagaaagaagaatgacCTTGGTAGTCAATCAAAACAAGCCAGTTTAAAAAACTTCTTTTCCATTCCAAAGACAAATGTTCCAACTAACAACAAAAGCAGTATCAAGGATTCCTCACAAGAGAAAAAGCCTGAAGATTTCTCAAAGGGGGAGATAAATCCTATATTGGCCAAtgacaaaacaatacaaacagaaACAAAGACCATGACAAGTGGATCTTCATCTCAGGCATGGAAACAGTTGCTAAAAGGTCCTCCTACTGCACCACTGTGTAAAGGGCACAAAGAAGCCTGTGTATTAAGGACAGTTAAGAAGGATGGTCCAAACAAAGGGAAACAATTCTTTGTATGCAACAGACCTGAAGGTCACAGTAGTAACCCTGAAGCTAGATGTGATGTGTTTATATGGGTcgataaaatgaaaaatgacagtaaaacaaaaaaataa